One Granulicella sp. 5B5 DNA window includes the following coding sequences:
- the alr gene encoding alanine racemase, whose protein sequence is MKSWIEISSTKLVENLRAVQSVAGTSVETLAVVKANGYGHDATVIAPVLESGGARWLGVTDVEEGARVRQILGHGGTRILVMCGMDLSDAPQIVAHGLTPIVWTPEHIGAMERAARGVGHRASVHLEIDTGMSRQGIAIGTELDKVLERLAASRWVSCEGVMTHLACAESAPGTPGSAVTAAQRKRFAAALEQVTAAGIKPELIHMGNTSAVDEGSTMKWIRDAAKKLGARAMVRTGLGLYGDTLSLEGEATAALHPRLSPVLTWKTRIIGLRDIPAGATVGYGATFTAQKPMRLALLPVGYADGFRREASSGVGNGWVMLAGRQAKVIGRVSMNLTVVDITGRKNIAMGDEVVLLGEGVTADDHARWCHTIPYEILCGLRGHVHLA, encoded by the coding sequence GTGAAAAGCTGGATTGAGATCTCGAGTACAAAGCTGGTAGAGAACCTGCGCGCGGTGCAGTCTGTAGCCGGTACCTCCGTGGAGACGCTGGCCGTCGTCAAAGCCAACGGCTATGGACACGATGCAACCGTCATCGCCCCGGTGCTGGAGTCCGGCGGCGCCCGCTGGCTCGGCGTCACGGATGTCGAGGAAGGCGCGCGCGTTCGCCAGATCCTTGGCCACGGGGGCACACGCATCCTCGTCATGTGCGGCATGGACTTGAGCGACGCACCGCAGATCGTCGCGCACGGCCTCACCCCTATCGTCTGGACACCCGAGCACATCGGCGCCATGGAGCGTGCCGCGCGGGGCGTCGGCCATCGCGCCTCTGTGCATCTCGAGATCGACACCGGCATGTCGCGCCAGGGCATCGCCATCGGCACGGAGCTGGACAAGGTGCTCGAGCGCCTCGCGGCCTCGCGCTGGGTCTCCTGCGAAGGCGTCATGACGCACCTCGCCTGCGCCGAGTCCGCTCCTGGTACACCCGGCTCCGCTGTCACCGCCGCGCAACGCAAACGCTTTGCCGCTGCGCTCGAACAGGTCACGGCCGCCGGCATCAAGCCCGAGCTCATCCACATGGGCAACACCTCCGCGGTCGATGAGGGCTCCACGATGAAGTGGATTCGCGACGCTGCAAAGAAGCTCGGCGCCCGCGCCATGGTGCGCACCGGCCTCGGTCTTTACGGAGACACGCTGTCCCTCGAAGGTGAGGCCACCGCAGCGCTGCATCCACGGCTCTCGCCCGTGCTCACCTGGAAGACCCGCATCATCGGCCTCCGCGACATCCCTGCAGGTGCTACGGTCGGCTACGGCGCCACCTTCACCGCGCAGAAGCCCATGCGCCTCGCGCTGCTGCCCGTCGGCTACGCGGATGGCTTTCGCCGCGAGGCTTCTTCGGGCGTCGGCAACGGCTGGGTCATGCTTGCGGGCAGGCAGGCGAAGGTCATCGGCCGCGTCTCCATGAACCTCACCGTCGTGGACATCACCGGCCGCAAAAACATCGCCATGGGCGACGAGGTCGTCCTGCTCGGCGAAGGCGTCACCGCGGACGACCACGCCCGCTGGTGCCACACCATCCCCTACGAGATACTCTGCGGCCTCCGCGGACATGTTCATCTGGCATAA
- a CDS encoding alpha/beta hydrolase family protein, with protein sequence MVSKLYAKWMYAWEYALTTRDSNRIERPLEWGFDHLADLGGLEWQARVDRGELSALDAMTGLNQQMLADTHATFAYTTPTNFRIEQRHPELYPTNVRPETLEQDREWKRRAEVGELRREPFLRFTSAVRTPYPENDEVNARWYPAEHKDKSKPRQAMVIMPQWNADAFSHNALCEIFNRFGISCLRLSKPYHDVRRPKELERSDYAVSSNIGRTLAACRQAVADVRSCIDWLESQGYEQFGVLGTSLGSCYAFLAAAMDPRIRVCAFNHASTQFGDVVWTGQSTRHVKSAFEHAGLSQQQVRGLFDCISPINYMQPFAAAQRRTLVIHATYDLTFIREFSLEVLRNFDTHHINYVSKVLPCGHYTTGEFPYKYMDGWWMGSFIYNSFKRLAAESSASAHGSAQGIESH encoded by the coding sequence ATGGTTTCAAAGCTGTACGCAAAGTGGATGTACGCGTGGGAGTACGCCCTCACCACCCGCGACTCGAACCGCATCGAGCGCCCGCTGGAGTGGGGGTTCGACCACCTCGCCGACCTCGGCGGGCTCGAATGGCAAGCCCGCGTCGACCGCGGCGAGCTCTCCGCCCTCGACGCCATGACCGGGCTGAACCAGCAGATGCTGGCCGACACGCACGCCACCTTCGCCTACACCACGCCCACCAACTTCCGCATCGAGCAGCGCCACCCCGAGCTCTACCCCACCAATGTCCGCCCCGAAACCCTCGAGCAGGACCGCGAGTGGAAGCGCCGCGCCGAGGTCGGCGAGCTGCGCCGCGAACCGTTCCTGCGCTTCACCTCCGCCGTCCGCACGCCGTACCCGGAGAACGACGAGGTCAACGCACGCTGGTACCCCGCAGAGCACAAAGACAAATCGAAGCCGCGTCAGGCCATGGTCATCATGCCGCAGTGGAACGCCGATGCCTTCAGCCACAATGCGCTCTGCGAGATATTCAACCGCTTCGGCATCTCCTGCCTGCGCCTCTCCAAGCCCTATCACGACGTCCGCCGCCCCAAAGAGCTTGAGCGCTCCGACTACGCCGTCAGCTCCAACATCGGCCGCACCCTCGCCGCCTGCCGTCAGGCCGTCGCGGACGTCCGCAGCTGCATCGACTGGCTCGAATCACAAGGCTATGAGCAGTTCGGCGTGCTCGGCACCTCGCTCGGTAGCTGCTACGCATTTCTCGCCGCGGCGATGGACCCACGCATCCGCGTCTGTGCCTTCAATCACGCCTCCACCCAGTTCGGCGACGTCGTCTGGACCGGCCAGAGCACGCGCCACGTCAAGTCCGCTTTCGAGCACGCCGGCCTCTCGCAGCAGCAGGTGCGCGGCCTCTTTGACTGCATCAGCCCCATCAACTACATGCAGCCGTTCGCCGCCGCGCAGCGCCGCACGCTCGTCATCCACGCCACCTACGACCTCACCTTCATCCGCGAGTTCTCGCTTGAAGTCCTCAGGAACTTCGACACCCACCACATCAACTACGTCAGCAAAGTGCTCCCCTGCGGCCACTACACCACCGGCGAGTTTCCCTACAAATACATGGACGGCTGGTGGATGGGCTCCTTCATCTACAACTCATTCAAGCGGCTGGCGGCGGAGTCGTCCGCGTCTGCGCACGGTTCTGCGCAGGGAATCGAAAGCCATTAG
- the glyA gene encoding serine hydroxymethyltransferase yields the protein MPIDLNAPLAASDPLIYQQIQNEIHRQHEGLEMIASENFVSRAVLEAAGTVFTNKYAEGYPGKRYYGGCEYADIVENAARDRAKELFGADHANVQPHAGSQANAAAYMTLVNPGDTVLGLDLANGGHLTHGHKLNFSGKLYKIVGYKVRQDTEVIDYDALEAQAIAEQPKMIIGGGSAYPRQFDFARMRQIADKVGAKLFIDMAHFAGLVAGGAHPSPVPFADVVTTTTHKTLRGPRAGLILCKQEYAAGIDRSVFPGQQGGPLMHIIAAKAVAFNEALQPEFKTYAAQTVANAKVLGEAMQAEGYRIISGGTDTHLILVDVFAKGIYGSEAEAALGAAGITVNKNAIPYDTNPPMKPSGIRIGTPALTTRGMKEAEMRTIAKWIAEALEHRNNADKLAQIRSQVGELAEQFPLYGFLRG from the coding sequence ATGCCGATTGACCTGAACGCCCCTCTCGCTGCCTCCGACCCACTCATCTACCAGCAGATCCAGAACGAGATCCATCGCCAGCACGAGGGCCTGGAGATGATCGCCAGCGAGAACTTCGTCTCGCGCGCCGTGCTGGAGGCCGCCGGCACCGTCTTCACCAACAAGTACGCTGAAGGCTATCCCGGCAAGCGTTACTATGGCGGCTGCGAGTACGCCGACATCGTCGAAAACGCCGCCCGTGATCGCGCCAAGGAGTTGTTCGGCGCCGATCACGCCAACGTGCAGCCGCATGCCGGCTCGCAGGCCAATGCCGCCGCCTACATGACGCTCGTCAACCCCGGCGACACCGTCCTCGGCCTCGACCTCGCCAACGGCGGCCACCTCACCCACGGCCATAAGCTCAACTTCTCTGGCAAGCTCTACAAGATCGTCGGCTACAAGGTCCGCCAGGACACCGAGGTCATCGACTACGACGCGCTCGAAGCGCAGGCCATCGCCGAGCAGCCCAAGATGATCATCGGCGGCGGCTCCGCCTACCCACGCCAGTTCGACTTCGCCCGCATGCGCCAGATCGCCGACAAGGTCGGTGCGAAACTTTTCATCGACATGGCACACTTCGCCGGTCTCGTCGCCGGTGGCGCACACCCCTCGCCTGTGCCGTTCGCGGACGTCGTCACCACCACCACGCACAAAACCCTGCGTGGCCCACGCGCCGGTCTCATCCTCTGCAAGCAGGAGTACGCCGCCGGCATCGACCGCAGCGTCTTCCCCGGCCAGCAGGGCGGCCCGCTCATGCACATCATCGCGGCCAAGGCGGTCGCGTTCAATGAGGCCCTTCAGCCCGAGTTCAAGACCTACGCCGCACAGACCGTCGCCAACGCCAAGGTGCTCGGCGAAGCCATGCAGGCCGAAGGCTACCGCATCATCTCCGGCGGCACGGACACCCACCTTATCCTCGTGGATGTCTTCGCCAAAGGCATCTACGGTTCAGAGGCCGAAGCCGCGCTCGGTGCCGCCGGCATCACGGTCAACAAGAACGCTATCCCGTATGACACCAACCCCCCGATGAAGCCCTCGGGCATCCGCATCGGCACCCCGGCGCTCACCACGCGCGGCATGAAGGAAGCGGAGATGCGCACCATTGCCAAGTGGATCGCCGAAGCCCTGGAGCACCGCAACAACGCCGACAAGCTAGCGCAGATCCGCAGCCAAGTGGGCGAACTCGCCGAGCAGTTCCCGCTCTACGGCTTCCTGCGCGGGTAG